A genomic window from Silene latifolia isolate original U9 population chromosome Y, ASM4854445v1, whole genome shotgun sequence includes:
- the LOC141628719 gene encoding uncharacterized protein LOC141628719: MMNQFEKIVDNDPNIVGELLSDLEKPLYTGCIKYNKLSALLNLYNLKVGHSWTDQSFTALLELLMDILLPDNVLPNNTYEAKKILCTMGLRYEKIHACPNDCILYLDEFESLKICPECNVSRYKKKEGVPANVLWYFLIIPMFKRMYSNPEVAEKLTWHKFGRKKDDGLLRHPADSPQWRFIDGKFLDFGKEERNLCLQFSTDGMNPFRSPSSSHSTWPVMLVTYNLPPSLCMKRKFIMLSMIISGPKQPENDIDVYLKPLIDDSKLLWEKGVEVFDASRNEMFNLRAMLFCTIQYYPAYGNLSGYSVKQECGCCICEDGWKGKWLTSSRKMVYYDHRLFLPDDHEYRRLIKAFNGEQNFETRPKVFSSEEVFEKVKDIKITFGKSQVNKRGVPKKGYKKCSCFWRIPYWRFLFVRHSLDVMHIEKYFFDSLIGTLLNIPRKTKDGPKARHDLKKLNIRKELHVVDTEKKDVFAPCGLYTI, encoded by the coding sequence ATGATGAATCAATTTGAGAAAATAGTTGATAATGATCCTAATATAGTAGGGGAACTATTGAGTGATCTTGAAAAGCCCTTATACACAGGCTGTATCAAGTACAATAAATTATCAGCTCTACTTAACCTATACAATTTGAAAGTGGGTCATAGTTGGACGGATCAGAGTTTTACTGCGTTACTTGAGTTGTTGATGGACATTCTCCTGCCTGATAATGTTTTGCCTAATAATACATATGAGGCCAAAAAAATATTGTGCACTATGGGGTTGCGTTATGAAAAAATTCATGCTTGCCCAAACGATTGCATACTATATCTAGATGAATTTGAATCATTAAAAATTTGCCCTGAGTGCAATGTGTCGAGGTACAAGAAAAAGGAAGGAGTTCCAGCTAATGTCCTGTGGTATTTTCTTATAATACCAATGTTTAAACGGATGTATTCAAATCCCGAAGTTGCAGAGAAGTTGACATGGCATAAATTTGGTCGAAAAAAAGATGACGGGTTATTAAGACATCCAGCTGACTCTCCACAATGGAGATTTATTGATGGAAAATTCCTTGATTTTGGTAAAGAAGAACGAAACCTATGCCTTCAATTTTCCACTGATGGTATGAATCCATTTAGATCCCCTAGTAGCAGCCACAGTACTTGGCCGGTCATGTTGGTAACTTATAACTTGCCTCCTTCcttgtgcatgaaaagaaagtttATCATGCTGTCAATGATTATCTCTGGTCCAAAACAACCAGAAAATGATATTGATGTTTATTTAAAACCGCTCATTGATGACTCAAAGCTGTTGTGGGAAAAAGGGGTAGAAGTGTTTGATGCCAGTCGGAATGAAATGTTCAACTTAAGAGCAATGTTGTTTTGCACCATCCAATATTATCCAGCATATGGTAATCTTTCTGGCTATTCGGTCAAACAGGAATGCGGTTGTTGTATATGTGAAGATGGCTGGAAAGGGAAGTGGTTAACGTCATCGAGAAAAATGGTGTACTATGATCATCGTTTGTTTCTTCCTGATGATCATGAGTATCGTAGGCTAATAAAAGCTTTTAATGGAGAACAAAATTTTGAAACTCGGCCAAAAGTTTTTTCTAGCGAAGAAGTGTTTGAAAAGGTAAAAGACATTAAAATTACATTTGGGAAGTCACAAGTTAATAAACGTGGAGTTCCTAAAAAGGGGTACAAGAAGTGTTCGTGTTTTTGGCGCATTCCTTATTGGAGATTCCTATTTGTGAGACATTCTCTAGATGTGATGCACATTGAGAAATATTTTTTTGATAGTTTGATTGGGACGTTACTGAATATCCCTAGGAAGACAAAAGATGGTCCAAAAGCACGACATGATTTGAAGAAATTGAATATTAGAAAGGAACTTCATGTTGTTGACACTGAAAAAAAGGATGTATTTGCCCCCTGCGGCCTGTACACTATCTAA